A genomic window from Leptolyngbya sp. BL0902 includes:
- a CDS encoding urease accessory protein UreD: MVIQIKTTEPAVRQGWHGKADFIYDQRGDKTVPTRSFTQAPLKVQRPLYPEGPEVCHSVLVHTAGGMVGGDELTINTQTHPHSHALITTAAANKIYGTGGGLGASVDTTKTIDLTQQTVTLTLTPGSSLEWFPQDTIIFSGAQYRQRVRVNLAEGALWCGWDVTRFGRSAGGERFTQGHWRSDLEVWQGDVPLWVDRQQITGGSLALDSPNGLAGHAVVGTLALVGWMPNPEQVAILRELWPSDQPGDIGVSRLQRGVLCRYRGPSSEAARHWFVAVWQVLRPHYLERPAVVSRVWAR, from the coding sequence ATGGTGATACAGATTAAGACGACAGAACCAGCGGTACGCCAGGGCTGGCACGGCAAAGCCGACTTCATCTACGACCAGCGGGGTGATAAAACCGTCCCCACCCGCAGCTTTACCCAAGCGCCCCTGAAGGTGCAGCGACCCTTGTATCCAGAGGGGCCAGAGGTCTGCCATAGCGTCCTTGTCCACACAGCGGGGGGCATGGTGGGCGGCGATGAGCTCACCATCAACACCCAAACCCATCCCCACAGCCACGCGCTGATCACCACCGCAGCGGCCAACAAAATCTACGGCACCGGGGGCGGACTGGGGGCGTCGGTGGATACCACCAAAACCATTGACCTGACCCAGCAAACCGTCACGTTGACGCTGACTCCGGGTAGTTCCCTAGAGTGGTTTCCCCAGGACACCATTATTTTTAGCGGTGCCCAATATCGTCAGCGGGTGCGGGTCAACCTCGCCGAGGGGGCGCTGTGGTGCGGCTGGGATGTCACCCGGTTTGGCCGCAGTGCCGGGGGAGAACGATTTACCCAAGGCCACTGGCGATCTGACCTGGAGGTGTGGCAAGGGGATGTACCGCTGTGGGTAGATCGGCAACAGATAACCGGGGGAAGCTTGGCTTTGGATAGCCCCAACGGGTTAGCGGGGCACGCCGTTGTCGGAACCCTAGCCCTAGTAGGCTGGATGCCCAATCCTGAGCAGGTCGCTATCCTCCGGGAACTCTGGCCCAGCGATCAACCAGGGGATATCGGCGTGTCTCGATTACAAAGGGGCGTTCTCTGTCGCTATCGTGGCCCCTCCAGTGAAGCGGCCCGCCATTGGTTTGTGGCGGTTTGGCAGGTGTTGCGGCCCCACTATCTGGAACGTCCGGCGGTTGTCTCCCGAGTCTGGGCTCGGTAA
- a CDS encoding Uma2 family endonuclease → MVQTPPKILTLAEFLQLPETKPASEYLDGRILQKPMPQGRHSLIQGDLVAAINAVVKPSRVARAFPELRCTFGGRSTVPDIAVFQWERIPRESTGAVANSFLVAPDWTIEILSPDQSQTKVTKNILHGLQAGAEMGWLIDPEEQTVFVYRPHQLPVAVDEPDALLPRPTFAEEFRLTLQTLFDWLLT, encoded by the coding sequence ATGGTGCAAACGCCGCCAAAAATCCTAACCTTGGCAGAGTTTTTGCAGTTGCCAGAAACCAAACCCGCCAGCGAATACCTGGATGGCCGTATTTTGCAAAAACCTATGCCCCAAGGGAGACACAGCCTGATTCAGGGAGACTTGGTTGCGGCCATCAATGCCGTGGTGAAGCCCAGTCGTGTGGCCCGTGCGTTTCCTGAACTGCGCTGCACCTTTGGCGGACGTTCTACCGTACCGGACATCGCCGTTTTTCAGTGGGAACGGATTCCCCGCGAAAGCACAGGGGCCGTGGCCAATAGCTTCTTAGTCGCCCCAGATTGGACGATTGAAATCCTCTCCCCCGACCAAAGCCAAACCAAAGTCACAAAAAATATCCTTCACGGCCTTCAGGCGGGGGCTGAAATGGGTTGGCTGATTGATCCGGAGGAGCAAACCGTGTTTGTCTACCGCCCCCATCAACTTCCGGTGGCGGTGGATGAGCCGGACGCTCTGCTGCCTCGACCCACCTTTGCAGAGGAGTTTCGGCTAACCCTGCAAACCCTCTTTGATTGGCTCCTCACCTAG
- a CDS encoding DUF3318 domain-containing protein yields the protein MVNPNVEIARLKELMPASARMKIKIILNDRQIPVIKAKFPRPWQPSHPVTLNMDLWQHLSVAERDLLFLRTISWVMLANLLKPNGYQLLAGAGVAGGVLELMKGDAVGLLAAGGVTALAGWQLWRGVNGPQTEIVADDRAVQVAQRRGYSQADAANALIRAIEAVPALEGRRVPTQTELMRCQNLRTQTRLTEFSSVPTGSPPR from the coding sequence GTGGTCAACCCTAATGTTGAAATCGCGCGGCTGAAGGAACTCATGCCAGCCTCAGCCCGGATGAAAATTAAGATCATCCTCAATGATCGCCAAATTCCGGTGATTAAGGCCAAATTTCCGCGCCCCTGGCAGCCCAGCCACCCCGTCACCCTCAATATGGATCTGTGGCAACACCTCAGCGTGGCCGAGCGGGATTTGCTGTTTCTCCGCACCATTAGCTGGGTGATGCTGGCCAACCTGCTGAAGCCCAACGGCTACCAACTGCTGGCCGGGGCTGGGGTGGCGGGCGGCGTGCTGGAACTGATGAAGGGAGACGCCGTGGGCCTCTTGGCGGCGGGGGGCGTAACGGCCTTGGCGGGTTGGCAACTGTGGCGCGGCGTGAATGGCCCCCAAACGGAAATTGTCGCCGATGATCGGGCGGTGCAGGTGGCCCAACGCCGGGGCTATAGCCAAGCCGATGCGGCCAATGCCCTGATTCGCGCCATCGAAGCGGTGCCTGCCCTGGAGGGTCGCCGGGTGCCCACCCAAACGGAACTGATGCGCTGCCAAAACCTCCGTACCCAAACCCGGCTGACGGAATTTTCCTCGGTGCCAACAGGTTCGCCGCCCCGCTAG